The following proteins are co-located in the Purpureocillium takamizusanense chromosome 10, complete sequence genome:
- the AKR1 gene encoding Protein S-acyltransferase (EggNog:ENOG503NVTK~TransMembrane:6 (i303-322o328-346i367-389o401-421i500-522o548-569i)~COG:S): MGSPTRPSSASAASSSTTAPIHLSSKASAAAPKLNSEMEMGSLPADAAPPATAPDNDIMQVARVGDIAAMEKLFESGEYDATYADGEGITPLHWASINNQYAMCKFLIEHGAEINKKGGESIATPLQWAAQRCHYYTVNLLLQHGADPLITDAQGYNTLHISTFNGNVLLITLLLHQGIPVDVIDSFGHTSLMWAAYKGFPQCVDVFLRWGASVHAADEQGFTALHWALVKGNPGCILKLIEYGADRFAKTESGKTPAVTASELNTQPAWHRALRECGYDEDGHVAMPPWPGSSYFLKDKRAFATRFLFLWPFLLTWSVLFVLSRFPVILGIPLALLAIYATLASAKQVLEYAPSDMRHFHKTPWMAGIFAGSLFFVGMDWLFVILPATTRTGSSGASPHYILNLVFAVLYCLTTFFYAASMRYDPGFVPKLNGIAEQRAVIDDLLKEWKYDEANFCVTCMIRTPLRSKHCRRCQRCVAKHDHHCPWVYNCVGVNNHRHFFLYLVCLTVGIFAYDWLLYYYFGNITADASEQCALLGTGICKMLNSDAYTLILAVWISLQLIWVTMLVFTQFFQVSRAMTTYENMTGIHISPAVTALTSTGTPLDPNLASLAAPGDTPSAANKHRGGMLKQWSRLLGVDPFIETITGRGAATGKNKRKKKNPYSRGCLSNCKDFWCDPAPVFGQRENGSAVLGGAKVDYTAMYESPTLMRLTGIRTRGGYEAVGTEEV, encoded by the exons ATGGGCAGCCCGACCCgtcccagcagcgcctcggctgCCTCTTCCTCAACCACCGCTCCGATTCACCTCTCGTCcaaggcgtcggccgccgctccgAAGCTCAACAgcgagatggagatgggcaGCCTGCCCGCtgacgcggcgccgccggcgacggcgcccgacaacgacatcatgcaggtcgcccgcgtcggcgacattGCCGCCATGGAGAAGCTCTTCGAGTCGGGCGAATACGACGCGACGTAtgccgatggcgagggcatcACACCGCTGCAT TGGGCATCCATTAACAACCAGTATGCCATGTGCAAGTTCCTCatcgagcacggcgccgaAATCAACAAGAAGGGCGGCGAGTCGATCGCGACGCCCCTGCAGTGGGCAGCCCAGCGCTGCCACTATTACACCGTCAACCTGCTcctccagcacggcgccgacccTCTCATCACCGACGCTCAAGGCTACAACACGCTGCACATCTCCACCTTCAACGGCAATGTCCTGCTCATCACCCTGCTTCTCCACCAGGGCATCCCCGTGGATGTCATCGACAGCTTCGGCCACACCTCGCTCATGTGGGCCGCCTACAAGGGCTTCCCTCAGTGCGTCGATGTCTTCCTGCGCTGGGGCGCCAGTGTCCACGCTGCCGACGAACAGGGCTTCACCGCGTTGCACTGGGCGCTTGTCAAGGGCAACCCCGGCTGCATCCTGAAGCTTATAGAGTACGGGGCCGACCGCTTTGCCAAGACCGAGTCGGGCAAGACGCCCGCTGTCACTGCCAGCGAGCTCAACACTCAACCCGCCTGGCAccgcgccctgcgcgagTGCGGCTACGATGAGGACGGCCATGTCGCGATGCCCCCGTGGCCTGGCTCCAGCTACTTCCTCAAGGACAAGCGTGCCTTCGCGACccgcttcctcttcctctggCCGTTTCTCCTTACCTGGAGCGTCCTCTTCGTGCTCTCTCGCTTCCCTGTCATACTGGGCATCCCGCTGGCCCTGCTCGCAATCTATGCCACTCTTGCAAGCGCCAAACAAGTGCTCGAATATGCCCCGTCCGACATGCGGCACTTCCACAAGACG CCGTGGATGGCCGGCATCTTTGCCGGCTCTCTGTTCTTTGTCGGCATGGACTGGCTCTTCGTCATCCTGcctgcgacgacgcgcaCTGGGAGCTCGGGAGCGTCCCCCCATTACATCCTCAACCTGGTCTTCGCTGTCTTGTATTGCCTCACCACGTTCTTCTACGCCGCGAGCATGCGATATGATCCTGGTTTTGTACCCAAGCTGAACGGCATTGCCGAGCAACGAGCCGTCATCGACGATTTGCTTAAGGAATGGAAGTACGACGAGGCCAACTTTTGTGTTACGTGCATGATAAGAACACCACTCCGGAGCAAGCACTGCAGGAGGTGTCAGCGTTGCGTGGCCAAGCACGACCA TCATTGCCCATGGGTGTACAactgcgtcggcgtcaacaACCATAGGCATTTCTTTCTGTATCTTGTCTGCCTGACCGTGGGCATCTTCGCCTACGACTGGTTGCTCTACTACT ATTTTGGCAACATTACGGCAGACGCGTCAGAACAATGCGCTCTTCTCGGCACTGGTATATGCAAGATGCTGAATTCGGACGCGTACACTCTGATCCTGGCTGTGTGGATCTCTCTCCAGCTCATATGGGTCACCATGCTCGTGTTCACCCAGTTCTTCCAGGTGTCGCGCGCCATGACGACATACGAGAACATGACGGGCATCCACATCAGCCCTGCCGTGACAGCCCTCACGTCCACTGGCACGCCACTTGACCCCAACTTGGCGTCCCTCGCAGCGCCCGGCGATACGCCGAGTGCCGCCAACAAACATCGTGGCGGCATGTTGAAGCAGTGGAGCCggctgctcggcgtcgatccGTTCATCGAGACCATCAccgggcgcggggccgcGACGGGGAAGAAcaagcgcaagaagaagaacccGTACAGCCGCGGCTGCCTGTCCAACTGCAAGGATTTCTGGTGCGATCCGGCACCCGTTTTTGGCCAGCGTGAGAATGGCTCTGCGGTGCTTGGGGGTGCCAAAGTGGACTACACAGCCATGTACGAAAGCCCAACGCTGATGCGACTCACTGGCATCCGGACAAGAGGAGGCTACGAGGCGGTTGGCACGGAGGAAGTCTGA
- a CDS encoding uncharacterized protein (COG:O~EggNog:ENOG503NU7H), protein MKPRNPYIWAFVFELFQADQAAEGVKSRVKVLVTRTDPETGEPIEEDGKLRKAKDKDLYKDYAFVLRKKVFEAKYPYPESNSSEIEIISLGLWNLLKERLGHWPYHTFRDAPVTLKSPFEPLVFHFDDLSGWAAEPPKDETDKQAREDLRILLETISGGLSGDERLDRYFKTRSNYKRQQPGTIQFEDLWTVFPPGTLVYGRPFQGEDQVFLVNDCLESWPWKESPYSGGRDLAPWKLYAWSYDWKDGSFRRTQFTLVFEKFDGHVPLTSLPFYPFELHEKHDIVRDKLIERGKEFRKICESKEDSRLFEYSGKAILEKKGFSGMKYDDDGYSSLYASPFFQELLYREFGPRRVSDSDAHPIKPSEVRSRVMVDYESYFQYGGTDGRNGSLKPGGGSSGCACPDCRSNVGLADKYRTRFDDGEFVRGKEWDPEQYLLCPPRVLGYVLQEKQWAQLQVSLLHRVDDWDEKGAWNLRLKLADDVVDSSKKRNDKKAEKISTKDLLLDLVRSHTSTMEHIGEVDEMLRVDDVIAGKGKGLVILLYGPPGVGKTLTAETIAIATKKPLFSVSVADVGTQAKHVESNLSRIFSLATKWQAILLIDEADVFLESRLKEGWATEKNALVSVFLRVLEYYEGIMFLTTNQIAEFDVAIPSRIHVAIEYRPLDTAQMEQIFRGFLEKLNRDRAIEDYDELFEWLEEVVYKEGFDGRQIRNIVTTALGLARANAKHRGQRAKLTKAHIKTVYANMSDFKRAFNNEMLKYKERQKKMIK, encoded by the exons ATGAAACCACGAAACCCTTACATATGGGCTTTTGTTTTTGAGCTATTCCAAGCTGACCAAGCTGCCGAAGGCGTCAAGTCGCGAGTCAAGGTTCTCGTCACCAGAACGGACCCCGAGACAGGTGAGCCGATCGAAgaggacggcaagctgcGGAAAGCCAAAGACAAGGATCTTTACAAAGACTATGCGTTCGTCCTTCGTAAGAAGGTTTTCGAGGCCAAATATCCATATCCTGAATCAAACAGCTCCGAAATTGAGATAATTAGCCTCGGTCTATGGAACCTGCTGAAGGAGCGCCTTGGCCACTGGCCATACCACACCTTTCGCGACGCACCTGTCACGCTCAAATCACCCTTTGAACCTCTGGTTTTCCACTTTGACGACCTGAGCGGCTGGGCTGCGGAGCCACCGAAAGACGAAACGGATAAGCAGGCGCGAGAGGATCTCAGAATTCTCCTGGAAACCATTTCAGGAGGCTtgtcgggcgacgagagaCTGGACAGGTACTTCAAGACACGGTCCAACTACAAGAGACAGCAGCCAGGGACAATTCAATTCGAGGATTTGTGGACGGTTTTCCCGCCTGGAACGCTGGTATACGGGCGACCTTTCCAGGGTGAAGACCAGGTCTTTCTGGTCAACGACTGTCTCGAATCCTGGCCGTGGAAGGAATCACCCTACAGCGGCGGACGCGACCTGGCACCCTGGAAGTTATATGCTTGGTCCTACGACTGGAAGGATGGCTCTTTTAGACGTACGCAGTTCACTCTCGTTTTCGAGAAGTTCGACGGTCACGTACCACTCACATCCCTTCCGTTCTATCCGTTCGAGCTTCATGAAAAGCACGACATTGTGCGAGACAAACTTATCGAAAGAGGAAAGGAGTTTCGCAAAATTTGCGAGTCAAAAGAGGACTCGAGGCTCTTCGAGTACAGCGGCAAGGCAATCCTGGAAAAGAAAGGGTTTTCCGGCATGAAATATGATGAC GATGGTTACTCTTCATTGTATGCCTCCCCTTTCTTCCAGGAACTCTTGTACAGGGAGTTTGGACCAAGGCGGGTCAGCGACTCCGATGCCCATCCGATCAAACCCTCCGAG GTTCGGAGTAGGGTCATGGTAGACTATGAGTCATATTTCCAGTACGGAGGAACAGATGGACGCAACGGCTCGCTAAAACCCGGTGGAGGGTCCAGCGGATGCGCCTGCCCGGATTGCCGCTCaaacgtcggcctcgcggacAAGTACCGCACCAGATTCGACGACGGAGAGTTTGTGCGTGGCAAAGAATGGGATCCGGAGCAGTACCTCTTATGTCCGCCTCGCGTTTTGGGATATGTTCTGCAGGAAAAGCAGTGGGCACAACTGCAGGTGTCGTTGCTTCATCGAGTCGACGACTGGGACGAGAAAGGCGCCTGGAACTTGCGACTCAAGCTGGCCGATGATGTTGTCGACTCAAGCAAAAAGAGGAACGACAAGAAAG CGGAAAAAATCTCCACCAAGGATCTTCTGCTCGATCTGGTCCGCAGCCACACCTCAACGATGGAGCACATAGGCGAAGTCGACGAGATGCTGCGAGTAGACGATGTTATAGCCGGAAAGGGCAAGGGCCTCGTTATACTCCTCTACG GCCCACCAGGAGTCGGGAAGACCTTGACAGCTGAgaccatcgccatcgccaccaagAAGCCGTTGTTCTCGGTCAGCGTTGCCGACGTTGGGACGCAGGCCAAACACGTCGAGTCGAATCTCTCGAGGATTTTTTCTTTGGCAACGAAGTGGCAGGCCATCTTGCTCAT CGATGAAGCAGATGTTTTCTTGGAGAGCCGCCTGAAGGAGGGCTGGGCCACGGAGAAAAATGCTCTAGTCTCGG TTTTCCTTCGCGTGTTGGAGTACTATGAAGGGATCATGTTCCTCACGACGAATCAGATTGCAGAGTTTGACGTGGCCATCCCCTCGCGTATCCACGTCGCCATCGAATACCGGCCCCTGGACACGGCACAGATGGAGCAGATCTTCCGTGGCTTCCTCGAGAAGTTGAACCGCGACCGCGCGATTGAGGACTACGACGAACTCTTCGAATGGCTCGAGGAGGTCGTCTACAAGGAGGGCTTTGACGGGCGGCAGATTCGCAACATCGTCACTACAGCTTTGGGCCTCGCCCGTGCCAACGCCAAGCATCGCGGACAGAGAGCCAAGTTGACCAAGGCGCACATCAAGACGGTGTATGCGAACATGAGCGATTTCAAGCGTGCATTCAACAATGAGATGCTCAAGTACAAGGAACgccagaagaagatgatCAAATAG
- a CDS encoding uncharacterized protein (EggNog:ENOG503P2EG): MKGEKQCSPENLNKLEQSLSKQNRLRERVCKSRAYTDEERAALGVNSQDAFEQFWSSALTAKANFDAQHEHGLGRVSKGATNLASSAYGFLEYFRSMLEIITDFSAPYGSMAIGTLCFLFAVAKNRTKMEGEISATLQHIRDRLPSVQMYQHIYIYSGELGQQLQTKIVDAYNSFIDFCIAAVNFYSRHSFYRWIAALRGTGEVGTQAALVQDAMVQVRFLCEDLLNQNVNDVKDNLKEVKTINIEQQRHIHDLKEQLSVLQTTHDFETLEKVRKLLRLEPFSAEAHLKQLDIHRSNVRDEFRKNWYPSETSDEESDAVLKNPSYEEWRWSPSSQLLILSGKNYSRHTTHCWVSPVALDLAANFTASNDPNTAACVFYLLGRRKEEDTYAHVMTFLTHQLLSVNKGPLQDKPQFDEMWSALNSYEAAVSSPSGDRHKIREKLRDAALRALNMFGAGKTVWIILDRVDQCRPEPHLITPRNYPGRDSRALLAALVYLVEQATVTVKVLTVVNRLDWAVEEQLDEFGRSKEGSMVHLPLLQCGQSRD; this comes from the exons ATGAAGGGCGAGAAACAGTGTAGCCCCGAAAACCT GAACAAGCTTGAGCAGTCTTTGAGTAAACAAAATCGTCTACGAGAAAGGGTATGCAAGTCACGGGCATACACAGACGAAGAACGAGCTGCGCTGGGAGTCAACAGCCAGGATGCCTTCGAGCAGTTCTGGAGCAGCGCTCTGACCGCCAAGGCCAACTTCGACGCCCAGCACGAACATGGACTGGGGCGAGTTTCCAAGGGCGCTACGAATCTTGCGAGTTCAGCGTACGGATTTTTGGAGTATTTCCGTTCCATGCTAGAGATCATCACAGACTTTAGCGCTCCCTATGGTAGCATGGCGATTGGGACTCTCTGCTTTCTATTTGCG GTAGCCAAAAACCGGACGAAGATGGAAGGCGAGATCAGCGCCACCCTTCAGCACATCCGAGACCGATTGCCCAGCGTTCAGATGTACCAGCACATCTACATCTACAGTGGCGAGCTCGGCCAACAGTTGCAGACGAAGATCGTGGATGCCTATAACAGTTTCATTGATTTCTGTATCGCTGCGGTCAATTTCTACAGTCGTCATAGCTTTT ATCGATGGATTGCGGCCTTGCGAGGGACCGGTGAAGTGGGCACGCAAGCGGCACTCGTGCAGGACGCGATGGTACAGGTCAGATTCTTGTGCGAGGACTTGCTCAACCAGAACGTCAACGATGTCAAAGACAACCTAAAAGAGGTGAAGACCATTAACATCG AACAACAGCGTCACATACATG ATCTCAAAGAGCAGCTGAGCG TATTGCAAACCACTCATGACTTCGAAACCCTTGAAAAGGTCCGAAAGCTACTCAGACTCGAGCCTTTCTCGGCCGAGGCCCACCTCAAGCAATTGGACATCCACCGAAGCAATGTGCGGGACGAATTCCGAAAGAATTGGTACCCAAGTGAGACGTCGGATGAGGAGTCAGATGCTGTACTAAAGAACCCTTCATACGAGGAATGGCGCTGGTCGCCATCCTCACAGCTTCTCATCCTGTCTGGAAAGAATTACAGCCGTCACACCACCCACTGCTGGGTGTCCCCAGTGGCGCTCGACCTGGCTGCAAACTTTACGGCGAGCAACGATCCAAACACGGCCGCTTGCGTCTTTTACCTTCTTGGGCGTCGCAAGGAAGAAGATACCTATGCTCATGTCATGACCTTTTTGACTCATCAGCTATTAAGCGTCAACAAGGGGCCGTTGCAGGACAAACCTCAGTTCGATGAGATGTGGTCGGCGTTGAACTCATACGAGGCCGCTGTAAGCTCCCCAAGCGGCGATAGGCATAAAATCCGGGAAAAGCTCCGGGACGCAGCCCTGAGGGCTCTGAACATGTTTGGAGCCGGCAAGACAGTCTGGATCATCCTTGACCGCGTGGATCAATGCCGGCCAGAGCCACACTTGATAACACCAAGAAACTATCCTGGCAGAGACAGCCGAGCTTTACTTGCAGCGCTGGTCTATCTGGTGGAGCAGGCAACGGTCACCGTCAAAGTCCTTACGGTGGTGAATAGGTTGGACTGGGCCGTCGAAGAGCAATTGGACGAGTTCGGTCGGTCGAAGGAAGGGAGCATGGTTCACCTTCCCTTGTTACAGTGCGGTCAGTCCCGTGATTAG
- the DAL2 gene encoding Allantoicase (COG:F~EggNog:ENOG503NWKI) has protein sequence MPSTVDKTSYPLDHVESTALSGSEIDETFRSSCIDLVSSALGGKVLARSDEWFADATNLLMPYAPVSKPGKMVFSGQWMDGWETRRHNRKPFDWVVIRLGVASGTVDGVEADTAFFTGNYGPAVSVEGCFSSSDEEVISWEGGRGKWETILDVQPCGPSQRFGWKLATASNKAYTHVRLNMYPDGGIARFRLWGHAVPVFPEDKSAIFDLAAAQNGGIAVSCSDEHYTSPSDLLLPGRGTDMSEGWHTERSREVGHSDWAIIRLGAPGYVRNFIVDTAHYRGNFPQQVAIEALAWEGDGEPDATDSAWQGVVAPTDMGPDQEHDLPSSNGGTVFTHVKLIIIPDGGLKRLRVFGRRSM, from the exons ATGCCGTCTACAGTGGACAAGACATCCTACCCGCTTGACCACGTCGAGTCAACCGCCTTGAGCGGCAGTGAAATTGACGAGACATTTCGCTCCAGCTGCATCG ACCTTGTCTCGTCCGCGCTCGGCGGTAAGGTCCTCGCCCGCTCAGACGAGTGGTTTGCTGACGCGACCAACCTGCTAATGCCCTACGCGCCCGTCTCCAAGCCGGGGAAGATGGTCTTTTCCGGCCAGTGGATGGACGGCTGGGAGACCAGGAGGCATAACCGCAAGCCCTTCGACTGGGTCGTGATCCGTCTCGGCGTGGCCTCCGGCACGGtagacggcgtcgaggccgataCAGCGTTCTTTACGGGCAACTACGGACCGGCGGTATCCGTGGAGGGCTGCTTCAGCTCCAGTGACGAGGAAGTCATCTCTTGGGAGGGCGGACGGGGCAAATGGGAGAccatcctcgacgtccaGCCCTGTGGGCCGTCGCAGCGTTTCGGCTGGAAGCTCGCAACCGCCTCGAACAAGGCGTATACCCACGTGAGGCTCAACATGTACCCAGATGGTGGCATCGCGCGATTCCGCCTCTGGGGCCACGCGGTGCCCGTGTTTCCCGAGGACAAGAGCGCCATATTCGATCTCGCTGCCGCTCAGAACGGCGGCATTGCCGTCTCTTGCAGCGACGAGCATTACACGTCCCCTAGCGACCTGCTCCTGCCCGGGCGCGGCACTGACATGAGCGAGGGATGGCACACGGAGCGATCACGGGAGGTGGGTCACTCCGACTGGGCCATCATCAGACTTGGAGCCCCCGGCTACGTGCGCAACTTCATTGTCGATACCGCCCATTACAGGGGTAACTTTCCGCAGCAGGTGGCCATCGAAGCTCTCGCGTGGGAAGGCGATGGGGAGCCGGATGCCACCGACTCGGCCTGGCAAGGGGTTGTGGCTCCGACTGATATGGGGCCGGACCAGGAACATGACTTGCCCAGCAGTAATGGAGGGACTGTTTTCACCCACGTCAAGCTCATCATTATTCCAGATGGAGGACTCAAGAGGCTCAGAGTATTCGGTCGCAGAAGTATGTAG
- a CDS encoding uncharacterized protein (CAZy:GH20~EggNog:ENOG503NUJ9~COG:G), whose amino-acid sequence MALIPQPASVTLGDGHVDLASLQDVSEDVDTSMPREGYKIDVSAASGVSIRAGSATGLFYGRQTLRQLLPPSALRRAGTVSQGPWRLREQKISDAPSSGLGWRGCMLDVARHYMPVSDVLRFIDLIAFHKLNVLHLHLTDDQGWRIDVPSWPRLASVGGWRERSMMGSRIHKLYDSRPHGGVYSADDLREVVAYAAERHVTVIPEVNMPGHMQAAVAAYPELGNTDVEGRERDGSVRDAWGVSTRVLNVSDETLDFCRQVLDFVCDVFPSQTIGIGGDECPYEEWKSSVAAQTRMRELGLTSERELHGWLMGEMAAHLASRGRRAYGWDEIMAGYTGPPEAVQVAAWRGPWPTTVAARRGFDVVSCPDLSAYLDYRQSDDESEPTPVGTRLTLEDVYAFEPVPPGLTPEEASHVVGAQVNVWTEHMESARRVDYMVFPRLCAFAEVAWGKPAGKGFEDFRRRLEESHLARLTALGVNYRPQTGPRPWDARPDAPGRPLPRAVREAQLDELTAELKELAK is encoded by the coding sequence ATGGCTCTCATTCCACAACCGGCGTCGGTGACGCTCGGGGACGGTCACGTCGACTTGGCGAGCCTGCAAGACGTTTCAGAAGACGTTGACACCTCAATGCCGCGCGAGGGCTACAAGATTGACGTCTCAGCGGCATCGGGCGTGAGCATCAGGGCGGGCTCAGCTACAGGCCTGTTCTACGGACGCCAGACACTCCGTCAGCTATTGCCTCCTTCGGCGCTCCGCCGAGCTGGCACCGTCTCCCAGGGACCGTGGCGTCTTCGTGAGCAGAAAATCTCGGACGCCCCGTCATCGGGTCTCGGCTGGCGCGGCTGCATGCTGGACGTTGCACGCCACTACATGCCCGTGTCCGACGTGCTACGGTTCATCGACCTCATCGCTTTCCACAAGCTCAACGTCCTGCACCTGCATCTCACCGACGACCAGGGCTGGCGCATCGACGTGCCGAGCTGGCCTCGTCTGGCCTCGGTGGGCGGGTGGCGCGAGCGGTCTATGATGGGATCGAGGATTCACAAGCTCTACGACTCTCGGCCTCATGGCGGCGTCTACTCGGCCGACGACCTGCGCGAAGTCGTGGCGTACGCCGCGGAGAGGCACGTCACCGTCATCCCCGAGGTGAACATGCCGGGCCACATgcaggctgccgtcgcggcgtACCCGGAGCTGGGCAACACCGACGTCGAGGGTCGAGAGCGAGACGGCTCCGTGCGCGACGCATGGGGCGTCTCGACGCGAGTGCTCAATGTGTCAGACGAGACGCTTGACTTTTGCCGCCAGGTCCTGGACTTTGTCTGCGACGTCTTCCCCTCCCAGACGattggcatcggcggcgacgagtgcCCGTATGAGGAGTGGAAAagcagcgtcgcggcgcagacgCGTATGAGGGAGCTGGGCCTCACCAGCGAGCGCGAGCTGCACGGCTGGCTGATGGGGGAGATGGCTGCGCACCTCGCgagtcgcggccggcgcgcctaCGGATGGGACGAGATCATGGCGGGCTACACGGGGCCCCCGGAGGCTGTCCAGGTGGCCGCGTGGAGGGGCCCCTGGCCGACCACAGTGGCGGCCCGACGGGGCTTCGACGTCGTATCATGTCCAGATCTGAGCGCCTACCTAGACTACAGGCAGTCGGACGACGAGAGTGAGCCGACACCGGTGGGCACGCGGTTGACTTTGGAGGATGTGTACGCCTTCGAACCCGTGCCCCCCGGCTtgacgcccgaggaggcgtcgcacgtcgtcggcgcgcaggtcAACGTGTGGACAGAGCACATGGAGAGCGCGCGTCGCGTCGACTACATGGTGTTCCCGCGACTCTGTGCCTTTGCCGAGGTCGCCTGGGGCAAGCCCGCCGGCAAGGGTTTCGAGGACtttcgtcggcggcttgaGGAGTCGCATCTGGCCAGGCTCACCGCGTTGGGGGTCAATTATCGGCCGCAGacggggccgcggccgtgggaTGCCCGTCCGGATGCTCCCGGCAGGCCCCTCCCGCGTGCCGTTCGCGAAGCGCAACTTGATGAGCTGACTGCCGAGCTCAAGGAACTGGCAAAGTAA